One window of the Micropterus dolomieu isolate WLL.071019.BEF.003 ecotype Adirondacks linkage group LG08, ASM2129224v1, whole genome shotgun sequence genome contains the following:
- the itih6 gene encoding inter-alpha-trypsin inhibitor heavy chain H6 isoform X1: MDKMNLKIHCILVVFTFYVQEGLSRDYEANLGANILLQRIKRQSKQTKPALKVTDYHVKCSVVSRYAVTTVQSSVWNQLSITKEAAFEVDLTSSAFISNFTITSNGKVYVAQVKERAAARKIYDAAKKQGKSAGLVATKEREIEKFRVAVSVPSGARMFFSLTYEELLTRRLGRYELSLGLRPGQPVHNLTLDVSITERTGISFIKVLPLKTNRLLSNTAQGDADAPASTHVELNAGCARVRYSPTLQQQNSISSQGLNADFIIQYDVDLRDLMGEVQVYDGYFVHYFAPRGLPVVPKDVIFVIDISGSMIGTKIKQTKQAMSTILGDLREGDHFNIITFSDKVHTWKKGRTVRATRQNVRDAKDFVKRIIAEGWTNINAALLSAAQLINPPSSASSNHLSSRRVPLVIFLTDGEATIGVTTGDTILSNAKKALGSASLFGLAFGDDADFLLLKRLALDNRGVARMVYEDADAALQLKGFYDEVASPLLSDIQLSYLDDQAFDITQSLFPNYFQGSELVVAGKVKPGVKDLKVSVSATDSKQRVKLENDVLISQAKGNGSADSQYCSAGLEGISSFVHRLWAYFTIKELLLAKLNTTDPATQRLLADKATNLSLKYNFVTPVTSLVVVKPDADEAAETPTTAKPTTVATITTTATTTATTKISAAGAAKKPSSPFNTRPNKTKPDPPQPPPNTTQTKKISLPTSTAKTVVSPSKKTTTTSSPSSVKTAPAPFSGKKPTPSQNESKTASPPPAGKIPTSLLNALKTAAPPAPGKVSTPQPNALKTTTPSTTSTLLTFITSTSPPLSSVRTDLLPERPLTPQPSTERTTLPTVHSTQAKNSTTSAHQPEISTGLPELPLTSPTPAPAPTVEDNNTNLETDRSIATFVSATFAPMPGVTDGPQQWEAAGFLDVSTFIQRKDIDLVKDYDATYDYDYDLSYDAWDDDSSDTRSLVLWSDGVCPLVECLVLLEPPSRLRTVRVFSSSVDGDPHFVVQLPKLHQNLCFTVDGRANDVLRLLEDQERGIIVDGHLMGAPSKHGVEDRSRTYFDQLIISSASGGSGDITITLTLDAVVVEGEGRDNLPINQQGLVTRQGVTVAVDNHRSCWIELAKGVRFLVQFHYYKHPSYLQMAHLGFYIADGRGLSASTQGLLGQFQHADMSVTAVKDYPDGTVHKEVILARGILRWGSEHMPVTLQDKSLKDTVRKRHTGKCWVVPKAEVERLLGHPYESYVVDHV, encoded by the exons CACCTCCAACGGCAAGGTGTATGTGGCCCAGGTGAAGGAAAGAGCTGCTGCAAGGAAAATCTACGATGCTGCTAAGAAGCAAGGAAAATCAGCCGGACTTGTTGCTACCAA agagagggagattgAGAAGTTTCGTGTGGCAGTGAGTGTGCCTTCAGGAGCTCGGATGTTCTTCTCCCTGACCTACGAGGAGCTGTTAACTCGTCGACTTGGCCGCTATGAGCTCAGTTTGGGTCTGAGGCCGGGACAACCTGTGCACAACCTCACGTTAGATGTCAGTATAACAGAGAGGACAGGGATCAGTTTCATCAAAGTCCTTCCTCTCAAGACAAACCGACTGCTCTCCAACACTGCTCAAG GTGATGCAGATGCCCCTGCCTCCACTCATGTTGAGCTGAATGCTGGCTGTGCTCGAGTTCGGTACAGTCCCAcgctacagcagcagaacagcaTCTCCTCCCAAGGTCTAAATGCAGACTTCATCATTCAATATGATGTCGACCTCAGAGACCTCATGGGTGAAGTCCAG GTGTATGACGGCTACTTTGTGCATTACTTTGCACCCAGAGGGCTTCCTGTGGTCCCTAAGGATGTTATATTTGTCATAGATATCAGTGGCTCAATGATTGGCACTAAGATAAAACAG ACCAAGCAGGCCATGAGCACCATTCTCGGGGACCTTAGAGAGGGAGACCACTTCAATATCATCACCTTCTCAGACAAGGTTCACACTTGGAAGAAAGGACGAACAGTGCGGGCAACTCGGCAGAATGTACGAGACGCCAAAGACTTTGTGAAGAGGATTATTGCAGAAGGAT GGACCAATATCAATGCAGCTCTGCTTTCTGCTGCCCAGCTCATCAACCCTCCATCCTCTGCCTCTTCCAACCACCTCTCATCCCGACGTGTCCCTCTGGTAATTTTCCTTACTGATGGGGAGGCAACCATCGGTGTAACAACTGGTGACACCATCCTTAGCAATGCCAAGAAAGCTTTGggctctgcctctctgtttggCCTTGCATTTGGAGATGATGCAGACTTCCTCCTCCTGAAACGCCTGGCTCTGGATAACCGAGGCGTGGCTAGGATGGTGTATGAGGATGCAGACGCAGCCTTGCAGCTGAAAGGCTTTTATGATGAAGTAGCCAGCCCTTTGCTATCAGACATCCAGCTATCATATCTGGATGATCAGGCATTTGACATTACCCAATCCCTGTTCCCGAACTACTTCCAAGGTTCTGAGTTGGTGGTGGCTGGGAAGGTCAAACCCGGGGTCAAAGATTTAAAGGTATCAGTGTCTGCCACTGATTCAAAGCAACGTGTGAAGTTGGAGAACGATGTGTTGATTTCCCAAGCAAAGGGGAATGGGAGTGCAGATTCACAATACTGTTCAGCTGGCTTGGAAGGAATCTCCAGCTTTGTGCACCGTCTCTGGGCATATTTCACCATCAAAGAGCTTCTGTTGGCCAAACTGAACACTACCGACCCTGCAACTCAAAGATTACTGGCAGACAAGGCCACCAACCTATCCCTCAAATATAACTTTGTAACACCTGTCACTTCTTTAGTTGTAGTTAAGCCAGATGCAGATGAAGCAGCCGAAACTCCAACAACAGCAAAACCCACCACAGTAGCCACAATAACCACGACAGCAACGACAACTGCTACCACTAAAATATCAGCTGCTGGTGCAGCAAAGAAACCCAGCTCACCTTTTAACACTAGgcctaacaaaacaaaaccagatCCTCCTCAGCCACCTCCAAATACaacacaaactaaaaaaatCTCATTGCCAACTTCCACAGCAAAAACAGTAGTttcaccatccaagaaaaccACAACAACCTCAAGTCCCAGCTCTGTCAAAACTGCTCCAGCACCATTCTCTGGTAAAAAACCCACTCCTTCCCAAAATGAATCCAAAAccgcctctcctcctcctgctggtAAGATACCCACCTCTCTACTTAATGCTCTAAAAACAGCAGCACCCCCAGCACCTGGAAAAGTCTCCACCCCTCAGCCCAACGCCTTGAAAACAACCACTCCCTCAACAACCAGCACACTGTTAACATTCATCACCAGCACCTCACCTCCACTCAGTTCAGTCAGAACTGACCTCTTACCCGAGCGACCCCTTACCCCACAGCCCAGTACAGAGAGGACAACCCTCCCAACTGTGCACTCCACACAGGCAAAAAACAGCACCACATCTGCTCATCAGCCTGAAATCTCCACTGGGCTGCCCGAGCTGCCGCTCACCTCCCCCACCCCAGCACCAGCTCCGACCGTGGAAGATAACAACACAAATTTAGAAACAGACCGGAGCATCGCCACCTTTGTGTCGGCCACCTTTGCTCCGATGCCTGGTGTAACAGATGGGCCACAACAGTGGGAAGCAGCAGGGTTTCTGG ATGTCTCTACTTTCATTCAGAGAAAAG ATATTGACCTTGTCAAAG ACTATGATGCAACCTATGACTATGACTACGATCTCAGCTATGATGCCT gGGATGATGATTCTTCCGACACAAGATCGCTTG TGCTTTGGAGTGACGGGGTCTGTCCTTTAGTTGAATGTCTTGTGCTTTTAGAACCTCCATCCAGATTAAGAACTGTCCGGGTCTTCTCCTCCTCAG TTGATGGAGATCCTCATTTTGTGGTCCAACTGCCAAAGCTGCATCAGAACCTCTGTTTCACAGTAGACGGCAGGGCTAATGATGTTCTCAGACTGTTAGAAGACCAAGAAAGAG GAATAATTGTCGATGGCCACCTAATGGGGGCTCCCTCCAAGCACGGTGTAGAAGACCGCTCCCGAACCTACTTCGACCAGCTCATCATTTCCTCAGCCTCAGGCGGCTCTGGTGACATCACAATTACCCTCACATTGGACGCTGTAGTGGTGGAAGGGGAAGGGCGGGATAACCTTCCCATCAATCAACAGGGATTGGTGACGAGGCAGGGTGTGACGGTCGCTGTGGACAACCATCGGAGCTGCTGGATCGAGCTGGCCAAGGGTGTCCGGTTCCTGGTTCAGTTCCACTACTATAAACACCCCAGCTATCTGCAGATGGCTCACCTGGGTTTTTACATCGCAGATGGACGGGGGTTGTCTGCTTCAACCCAAGGCCTACTGG GCCAGTTTCAGCATGCTGACATGAGTGTAACTGCGGTGAAGGATTATCCAGATGGAACTGTTCACAAGGAGGTGATATTAGCCAGGGGGATCCTCAGGTGGGGATCAGAGCACATGCCAGTCACCTTGCAAGATAAGTCGCTGAAAGACACGGTGCGGAAACGCCACACAGGCAAGTGCTGGGTGGTGCCCAAGGCAGAGGTAGAGAGACTGCTGGGTCATCCATACGAGAGCTACGTGGTGGATCATGTGTAA
- the itih6 gene encoding inter-alpha-trypsin inhibitor heavy chain H6 isoform X2 — MDKMNLKIHCILVVFTFYVQEGLSRDYEANLGANILLQRIKRQSKQTKPALKVTDYHVKCSVVSRYAVTTVQSSVWNQLSITKEAAFEVDLTSSAFISNFTITSNGKVYVAQVKERAAARKIYDAAKKQGKSAGLVATKEREIEKFRVAVSVPSGARMFFSLTYEELLTRRLGRYELSLGLRPGQPVHNLTLDVSITERTGISFIKVLPLKTNRLLSNTAQGDADAPASTHVELNAGCARVRYSPTLQQQNSISSQGLNADFIIQYDVDLRDLMGEVQVYDGYFVHYFAPRGLPVVPKDVIFVIDISGSMIGTKIKQTKQAMSTILGDLREGDHFNIITFSDKVHTWKKGRTVRATRQNVRDAKDFVKRIIAEGWTNINAALLSAAQLINPPSSASSNHLSSRRVPLVIFLTDGEATIGVTTGDTILSNAKKALGSASLFGLAFGDDADFLLLKRLALDNRGVARMVYEDADAALQLKGFYDEVASPLLSDIQLSYLDDQAFDITQSLFPNYFQGSELVVAGKVKPGVKDLKVSVSATDSKQRVKLENDVLISQAKGNGSADSQYCSAGLEGISSFVHRLWAYFTIKELLLAKLNTTDPATQRLLADKATNLSLKYNFVTPVTSLVVVKPDADEAAETPTTAKPTTVATITTTATTTATTKISAAGAAKKPSSPFNTRPNKTKPDPPQPPPNTTQTKKISLPTSTAKTVVSPSKKTTTTSSPSSVKTAPAPFSGKKPTPSQNESKTASPPPAGKIPTSLLNALKTAAPPAPGKVSTPQPNALKTTTPSTTSTLLTFITSTSPPLSSVRTDLLPERPLTPQPSTERTTLPTVHSTQAKNSTTSAHQPEISTGLPELPLTSPTPAPAPTVEDNNTNLETDRSIATFVSATFAPMPGVTDGPQQWEAAGFLDVSTFIQRKDIDLVKDYDATYDYDYDLSYDAWDDDSSDTRSLEPPSRLRTVRVFSSSVDGDPHFVVQLPKLHQNLCFTVDGRANDVLRLLEDQERGIIVDGHLMGAPSKHGVEDRSRTYFDQLIISSASGGSGDITITLTLDAVVVEGEGRDNLPINQQGLVTRQGVTVAVDNHRSCWIELAKGVRFLVQFHYYKHPSYLQMAHLGFYIADGRGLSASTQGLLGQFQHADMSVTAVKDYPDGTVHKEVILARGILRWGSEHMPVTLQDKSLKDTVRKRHTGKCWVVPKAEVERLLGHPYESYVVDHV, encoded by the exons CACCTCCAACGGCAAGGTGTATGTGGCCCAGGTGAAGGAAAGAGCTGCTGCAAGGAAAATCTACGATGCTGCTAAGAAGCAAGGAAAATCAGCCGGACTTGTTGCTACCAA agagagggagattgAGAAGTTTCGTGTGGCAGTGAGTGTGCCTTCAGGAGCTCGGATGTTCTTCTCCCTGACCTACGAGGAGCTGTTAACTCGTCGACTTGGCCGCTATGAGCTCAGTTTGGGTCTGAGGCCGGGACAACCTGTGCACAACCTCACGTTAGATGTCAGTATAACAGAGAGGACAGGGATCAGTTTCATCAAAGTCCTTCCTCTCAAGACAAACCGACTGCTCTCCAACACTGCTCAAG GTGATGCAGATGCCCCTGCCTCCACTCATGTTGAGCTGAATGCTGGCTGTGCTCGAGTTCGGTACAGTCCCAcgctacagcagcagaacagcaTCTCCTCCCAAGGTCTAAATGCAGACTTCATCATTCAATATGATGTCGACCTCAGAGACCTCATGGGTGAAGTCCAG GTGTATGACGGCTACTTTGTGCATTACTTTGCACCCAGAGGGCTTCCTGTGGTCCCTAAGGATGTTATATTTGTCATAGATATCAGTGGCTCAATGATTGGCACTAAGATAAAACAG ACCAAGCAGGCCATGAGCACCATTCTCGGGGACCTTAGAGAGGGAGACCACTTCAATATCATCACCTTCTCAGACAAGGTTCACACTTGGAAGAAAGGACGAACAGTGCGGGCAACTCGGCAGAATGTACGAGACGCCAAAGACTTTGTGAAGAGGATTATTGCAGAAGGAT GGACCAATATCAATGCAGCTCTGCTTTCTGCTGCCCAGCTCATCAACCCTCCATCCTCTGCCTCTTCCAACCACCTCTCATCCCGACGTGTCCCTCTGGTAATTTTCCTTACTGATGGGGAGGCAACCATCGGTGTAACAACTGGTGACACCATCCTTAGCAATGCCAAGAAAGCTTTGggctctgcctctctgtttggCCTTGCATTTGGAGATGATGCAGACTTCCTCCTCCTGAAACGCCTGGCTCTGGATAACCGAGGCGTGGCTAGGATGGTGTATGAGGATGCAGACGCAGCCTTGCAGCTGAAAGGCTTTTATGATGAAGTAGCCAGCCCTTTGCTATCAGACATCCAGCTATCATATCTGGATGATCAGGCATTTGACATTACCCAATCCCTGTTCCCGAACTACTTCCAAGGTTCTGAGTTGGTGGTGGCTGGGAAGGTCAAACCCGGGGTCAAAGATTTAAAGGTATCAGTGTCTGCCACTGATTCAAAGCAACGTGTGAAGTTGGAGAACGATGTGTTGATTTCCCAAGCAAAGGGGAATGGGAGTGCAGATTCACAATACTGTTCAGCTGGCTTGGAAGGAATCTCCAGCTTTGTGCACCGTCTCTGGGCATATTTCACCATCAAAGAGCTTCTGTTGGCCAAACTGAACACTACCGACCCTGCAACTCAAAGATTACTGGCAGACAAGGCCACCAACCTATCCCTCAAATATAACTTTGTAACACCTGTCACTTCTTTAGTTGTAGTTAAGCCAGATGCAGATGAAGCAGCCGAAACTCCAACAACAGCAAAACCCACCACAGTAGCCACAATAACCACGACAGCAACGACAACTGCTACCACTAAAATATCAGCTGCTGGTGCAGCAAAGAAACCCAGCTCACCTTTTAACACTAGgcctaacaaaacaaaaccagatCCTCCTCAGCCACCTCCAAATACaacacaaactaaaaaaatCTCATTGCCAACTTCCACAGCAAAAACAGTAGTttcaccatccaagaaaaccACAACAACCTCAAGTCCCAGCTCTGTCAAAACTGCTCCAGCACCATTCTCTGGTAAAAAACCCACTCCTTCCCAAAATGAATCCAAAAccgcctctcctcctcctgctggtAAGATACCCACCTCTCTACTTAATGCTCTAAAAACAGCAGCACCCCCAGCACCTGGAAAAGTCTCCACCCCTCAGCCCAACGCCTTGAAAACAACCACTCCCTCAACAACCAGCACACTGTTAACATTCATCACCAGCACCTCACCTCCACTCAGTTCAGTCAGAACTGACCTCTTACCCGAGCGACCCCTTACCCCACAGCCCAGTACAGAGAGGACAACCCTCCCAACTGTGCACTCCACACAGGCAAAAAACAGCACCACATCTGCTCATCAGCCTGAAATCTCCACTGGGCTGCCCGAGCTGCCGCTCACCTCCCCCACCCCAGCACCAGCTCCGACCGTGGAAGATAACAACACAAATTTAGAAACAGACCGGAGCATCGCCACCTTTGTGTCGGCCACCTTTGCTCCGATGCCTGGTGTAACAGATGGGCCACAACAGTGGGAAGCAGCAGGGTTTCTGG ATGTCTCTACTTTCATTCAGAGAAAAG ATATTGACCTTGTCAAAG ACTATGATGCAACCTATGACTATGACTACGATCTCAGCTATGATGCCT gGGATGATGATTCTTCCGACACAAGATCGCTTG AACCTCCATCCAGATTAAGAACTGTCCGGGTCTTCTCCTCCTCAG TTGATGGAGATCCTCATTTTGTGGTCCAACTGCCAAAGCTGCATCAGAACCTCTGTTTCACAGTAGACGGCAGGGCTAATGATGTTCTCAGACTGTTAGAAGACCAAGAAAGAG GAATAATTGTCGATGGCCACCTAATGGGGGCTCCCTCCAAGCACGGTGTAGAAGACCGCTCCCGAACCTACTTCGACCAGCTCATCATTTCCTCAGCCTCAGGCGGCTCTGGTGACATCACAATTACCCTCACATTGGACGCTGTAGTGGTGGAAGGGGAAGGGCGGGATAACCTTCCCATCAATCAACAGGGATTGGTGACGAGGCAGGGTGTGACGGTCGCTGTGGACAACCATCGGAGCTGCTGGATCGAGCTGGCCAAGGGTGTCCGGTTCCTGGTTCAGTTCCACTACTATAAACACCCCAGCTATCTGCAGATGGCTCACCTGGGTTTTTACATCGCAGATGGACGGGGGTTGTCTGCTTCAACCCAAGGCCTACTGG GCCAGTTTCAGCATGCTGACATGAGTGTAACTGCGGTGAAGGATTATCCAGATGGAACTGTTCACAAGGAGGTGATATTAGCCAGGGGGATCCTCAGGTGGGGATCAGAGCACATGCCAGTCACCTTGCAAGATAAGTCGCTGAAAGACACGGTGCGGAAACGCCACACAGGCAAGTGCTGGGTGGTGCCCAAGGCAGAGGTAGAGAGACTGCTGGGTCATCCATACGAGAGCTACGTGGTGGATCATGTGTAA